In a genomic window of Henningerozyma blattae CBS 6284 chromosome 9, complete genome:
- the YEN1 gene encoding crossover junction endodeoxyribonuclease (similar to Saccharomyces cerevisiae YEN1 (YER041W); ancestral locus Anc_3.540): MGVPPIWEILKPFIQDSRIPLKVFVSEFYKKNNQFPRIAIDGYTWLFECGFIVKIPPKNANNNNNNNNENVSYISNSKAMTNFVYRLKELLSLNIEMVFVFDGNLKPWFKNKYKSEKDYNILANEKDNDYLELYNDHLKSHQTKNQCLALNDSFHEPSFLKSVKKLLDHLNIPYLQACGEGEAQCAWLNINRYVHYVLANDSDTLMFGCKNMLRNFSKFWDDKGATAGSGSSPEKHRDNKEYFVTVINMDEVQKQSIHRIDRWSLLFFSVLLGADYNDGVKGLGKVKAAKLSYSTAPDFSLKFRKIFENIDQEKKRRIEKYDSFKKEVFEYCKNHSVQLFGRNYKTLLGEDAFEGWPIEYVVMFYFHPYLLYSVEDWMRNLDFDDCTECKIDDLEKIQFSSLHKYLRKGQIYGVTNFDRWFHSTMHESFLLRYIWLNNSIDKKIMKITEEKTTSIGNSPETLVFYKVRYNSFLEGIEYDETMDISRSSSPSKSPSKSPIRPSILKTPGKSPSGSSKKLPIRSRSPTRRQMDIKEYKFGVWILKDLIPKNHTLVLDYNKRMNEKTLQDSQKKTRSPRKKKYSQKNTLDGFLSKHSSPSKSSSPTKTLHTSTNKLQLNKDSFVPSKPVKRQLFIDIYSSDSEHGSQHLSTKVEAKDDSLVILEDYKIDNDISDISPTKSNQDLGCSTQELDVQDESPLKRQRLVRNSSLLDQSPNTISSDKFPQSYNYKSINSSQSPKKSLLIPPLTSPSKLETNISIPKTSHSHELQKQHSTLSSMISETDDQYSINKNDPLHLDENSKKKPISTSKKSSFPEEKILYQNPVPKLTRGESILDRLAQEAQEVYDDFQNCGTLSDITLDDDDSLTLT, encoded by the coding sequence ATGGGTGTACCACCTATTTGGGAAATACTAAAGCCTTTTATTCAAGATTCACGTATTCCATTAAAAGTATTTGTTTCTGAATTctataagaaaaataatcaatttcCTAGAATTGCTATTGACGGTTATACATGGCTCTTCGAATGTGGATTTATTGTAAAAATCCCCCCTAAaaatgctaataataataataataataataatgaaaatgtcAGTTATATTTCGAACAGTAAGGCAATGACAAATTTTGTTTACCGGCTCAAGGAATTATTATCTCTGAATATTGAAATGGTTTTTGTATTTGATGGTAACCTGAAACCCTGGtttaagaataaatataaatctgaaaaagattataatattttagcTAATGAAAAGGATAACGATTATCTTGAGTTATATAATGACCATTTGAAAAGTCATCAAACCAAAAATCAATGTCTAGCGTTAAATGATTCATTTCATGAAccttcatttttaaaatctgtgaaaaaattattagatcatttaaatattccttATCTTCAAGCATGTGGTGAAGGGGAAGCACAATGTGCTtggttaaatattaatagatatGTACATTACGTTTTGGCTAATGATTCTGACACTTTAATGTTTGGTTGCAAAAACATGTTgagaaatttttcaaaattctGGGATGACAAAGGTGCTACTGCAGGTTCTGGGAGTAGTCCTGAAAAGCATCGTGATAacaaagaatattttgttaCTGTTATTAACATGGACGAAGTTCAAAAACAAAGCATTCATAGAATTGATAGATGGtctttgttattttttagCGTTCTTTTAGGAGCTGATTATAATGATGGTGTAAAAGGCTTAGGCAAAGTAAAGGCTGCAAAACTAAGTTACTCAACGGCTCctgatttttctttaaaattcaGAAAGATATTCGAAAATATAGatcaagaaaagaaaagaaggaTAGAAAAGTatgattcttttaaaaaggAGGTTTTTGAATATTGTAAGAATCACTCTGTTCAGCTCTTCGGTAGAAATTATAAGACTTTATTAGGCGAAGATGCATTTGAAGGATGGCCGATTGAATATGTAGtaatgttttattttcatccttatttattatattctgTTGAAGATTGGATGAGAAATTTGGACTTTGATGATTGCACTGAGTGTAAAATAGACGATTTAGAGAAGATACAATTTTCATCTCTTCacaaatatttaagaaaagGCCAAATTTATGGTGTTACAAACTTTGATCGCTGGTTTCATTCTACAATGCATGAATCATTTTTGCTACGATATATCTGgctaaataattcaattgataaaaagATTATGAAAATTACAGAGGAGAAGACAACATCGATTGGAAATTCACCCGAGACTCttgtattttataaagTGAGATATAATTCATTTCTTGAAGGTATTGAGTATGATGAAACTATGGACATATCTAGATCATCATCTCCATCAAAATCTCCATCAAAATCTCCTATCAGACcatcaatattaaaaacGCCAGGTAAATCGCCTTCGGGATCATCTAAAAAGCTTCCGATTAGATCACGAAGTCCTACTAGGCGGCAAATggatattaaagaatataaatttgGTGTTTGGATTTTGAAAGACCTCATTCCCAAAAATCATACATTAGTATTAGACTACAACAAACGAATGAATGAGAAAACACTGCAGGACtcacaaaaaaaaactcgCTCACCtagaaagaaaaagtatTCTCAAAAGAACACACTGGATGGGTTTCTAAGTAAACATTCTTCTCCTAGTAAGTCTTCATCTCCAACTAAAACCCTACACACTAGCacaaataaattacaattaaacAAGGATTCATTTGTTCCAAGCAAGCCTGTTAAAAgacaattatttattgacATTTACTCATCTGATTCAGAGCATGGTAGTCAGCATCTATCCACAAAAGTTGAAGCTAAAGACGATTCTTTAGTGATATTGGAGGattataaaattgataatgatatttctGATATATCGCCCACCAAATCTAATCAAGATTTGGGCTGTTCCACTCAGGAACTAGATGTACAGGATGAATCGCCATTAAAAAGGCAAAGACTGGTAAGAAATTCATCACTGCTGGATCAATCACCGAATACCATATCAAGTGATAAGTTTCCACAATCgtataattataaatcgATAAACTCATCTCAATCGCCAAAAAAATCGCTTTTAATTCCCCCACTCACATCACCCTCCAAACTTGAGACTAATATTTCTATACCAAAGACATCCCATTCACACGAATTGCAAAAACAGCATAGTACCTTATCCTCCATGATATCAGAAACAGATGATCAATATTCcatcaataaaaatgatcCCTTACATTTGGatgaaaattcaaaaaagaaaccTATTTCAACTTCTAAGAAATCATCATTTcctgaagaaaaaatattataccAGAATCCAGTACCTAAACTAACAAGAGGTGAGTCTATTTTGGATCGTTTAGCACAAGAAGCACAAGAGGTATATGACGATTTTCAAAACTGCGGTACGCTCTCCGACATTACtcttgatgatgatgactCTCTTACTCTTACGTAA
- the TBLA0I03360 gene encoding uncharacterized protein (similar to Saccharomyces cerevisiae GLN3 (YER040W); ancestral locus Anc_3.539), whose amino-acid sequence MMNVDYSNNNNSNNNHNNHKPSSSTQNMTSNNIPKIDTSNNTTFGMMEMLPDILDFNIFNNMPNHNTNSTHIEQIHQKNLTTINENVQTPIMQTAPIDIVSNHINGNHIPNPDWGTMDLTDLLMTPNTNLDDDDNNNSSNLSNNNIHSNSFTSHQQSLPNRHDFENLINSVPNNFLNNNHSQTNIRNPSNTTTSTTTTITTTLNHNNNNTSVNNINNLNYNLNNNNFLDVSNSLPSRQISDNQMLEFIRHYRSNNQNNNSNSNSPAHFNNNTNNNNANNNNNNKYNSISYNSRATYEEDISLSLDSLPTGTGMMNYNTTTTTNHHNNIYSNGNNNSFSNNNINNITNNSNSNNSNSNNNNSYGNFNNYSSSFSNSYNNSISTPNSIRKNTIIKQISSSSLSGGFKKASLTTSIDLNRKQQIVCGNCKTTKTPLWRRDNDGNTLCNACGLFQKLHGISRPLSMKTDVIKRRNAKKRSKKNSISIPKSDYTINENTNNEDPNNQNSITPTGNSSTSTLSTPIEDDSNKVVKSANSSSTSSSQMSTMIPSSTSPSSASKSNSNHFVDLMPKPSSQLALQPTVSTQSVSTTFTPHNSSNLTQSLNNSTSLPNKKISTTTIKKSRKNSNSSSNSVRGMIPILPKPSANSSQAPFVLNLPKSRSTSVINTTTSNNISTSIPYNNTNNMMINNGSYQNKSMLSTSASADQGISIPRQRVSRNSSSSSNGSNSFQNSQWAKIHENDSVSSTTTTSGDWKQNIYSSKTDLDMLNGINEHQAFDISSQSESQVSASTMTPNIGSENNSRTSLLSQQLQKSNNNNNNNTNNNNNNNNHNNNNNNNNNNNIDNNNNGNNSNNNKISSNTTNFDAKSNATLSQSQQSLDENLLQSNPDLLLLNLNNPSVNIKKSAASFAGSPRHSYTGIIQQQRGYVGSREPGPNSITRQNSFTMQLQQENSLPKRNNVFRTSSFTNTNSFLTKGIMNNNNSVTSNINSQVENSNTNNNSFVTDFVNSPVAFSSSNNIFNSASNDTPNFGNPSNSNNIGNNNNNINNTNDNEISTGLEWLKYEI is encoded by the coding sequence atgatgaatgTAGATTATtccaacaataataatagcaataataatcataataatcataaacCTTCAAGCTCGACTCAAAACATgacttcaaataatatccCTAAAATTGATACTTCAAACAATACCACGTTTGGAATGATGGAGATGTTACCGGATATATTGgactttaatatttttaataacatGCCAAACCATAATACTAATTCAACTCATATTGaacaaattcatcaaaaaaatttaacaacGATTAATGAAAACGTTCAAACGCCAATAATGCAAACTGCACCCATAGATATCGTGTCAAACCATATTAATGgtaatcatattccaaatCCCGATTGGGGGACTATGGATTTAACAGATTTATTGATGACTCCAAATACTAATctagatgatgatgataataataatagcagTAATCTAtcgaataataatattcattcAAATTCGTTCACTTCTCATCAACAATCTTTACCTAATAGACATGATTTCgagaatttaattaattctgttccaaataattttttaaataataatcattcTCAAACTAATATTAGAAACCCCAGTAATACTACCACttctactactactactattaCTACTACTCTGAaccataataataataatacatctgttaataatataaacaatttaaattataatttaaacaataataatttcttggaTGTTTCAAATTCGTTACCTTCAAGGCAAATCTCAGATAATCAAATGTTAGAGTTTATTCGTCACTATAGAAGTAATAAtcagaataataattcaaattcaaatagtcCGGCTCacttcaataataatactaacaataataatgctaataataataacaataataaatataattctatCTCTTATAATTCAAGAGCTACTTATGAAGAAGATATCTCTTTATCGTTAGACTCGTTACCTACAGGTACCGGTATGATGAATTATAACACTACTACCACCACTAatcatcataataatatttattctaatgggaataataatagtttttcgaataataacattaataatattactaacaatagtaattctaataatagcaattccaataataataatagttatGGAAATTTCAACAATTATAGTAGTAGTTTTAGTAATAGCTATAATAATTCCATATCAACACCAAATTCCATTAGGAAAAATACAATCATTAAACAAATATCTTCTAGTTCATTAAGTGGTGGCTTTAAAAAGGCAAGTTTAACAACTTCGATAGATTTAAATAGAAAGCAACAAATTGTTTGTGGTAATTGCAAAACTACAAAGACTCCACTTTGGAGAAGAGATAATGATGGTAATACCCTTTGTAATGCTTGTGGtcttttccaaaaattGCATGGTATCTCAAGACCTTTATCAATGAAAACTGATGttataaaaagaagaaatgcTAAAAAGAgatcaaagaaaaattcaatatcaatacCAAAATCAGATTATacaattaatgaaaatacaaataatgaagatccaaataatcaaaattcaattacaCCAACAGGTAATTCTTCTACATCAACACTTTCTACACCTATTGAAGATGATTCGAATAAAGTCGTTAAATCTGCAAATTCCTCTTCAACATCATCATCACAAATGTCAACTATGATACCATCTTCAACCTCTCCTTCGTCCGCTTCTAAAAgtaattcaaatcattttGTAGATTTAATGCCAAAACCTTCTTCGCAATTAGCATTACAACCTACAGTTTCTACTCAAAGTGTATCAACCACTTTTACCCCTCATAATTCTTCTAACTTAACTCAATcgttaaataattctacaaGTTTACCAAATAAGAAGATTTCGACAActacaattaaaaaatcaagaaaaaatagtaactcttcttcaaattcagTGAGAGGAATGATTCCAATCTTACCAAAACCTTCTGCAAATTCATCTCAAGCACCATTTGTATTAAACTTACCAAAATCAAGAAGTACTTCAGTCATAAATACTACaacaagtaataatatatctaCATCTATACCCTACaacaatactaataatatgatGATAAATAACGGCAgttatcaaaataaaagcaTGTTATCGACATCTGCTTCAGCAGATCAAGGTATATCAATTCCACGTCAAAGAGTTTCGagaaattcttcttcttcttcgaATGGTTCTAactcttttcaaaatagtCAATGGGCAAAAATTCATGAAAATGATTCTGTTTCATCTACAACTACTACATCCGGTGATTggaaacaaaatatatattcttcaaaGACAGATCTCGATATGTTAAATGGTATCAATGAACATCAAGCGTTTGATATTTCTTCACAATCTGAATCTCAAGTGTCTGCGTCAACAATGACGCCAAATATTGGGTCTGAGAACAATTCAAGAACCTCTCTATTATCAcaacaattacaaaaatcaaataataataataataataatactaataataataataataataataatcataataataataataataataataataataataatattgataataataataatggtaataatagtaataataataaaatatcttcgAATACTACCAACTTTGATGCAAAAAGTAATGCAACTTTATCACAAAGTCAACAAAGTTTGGATGAAAACTTGCTTCAATCTAATCctgatttattattgttgaatttaaataaccCATCtgtaaatataaagaagTCTGCTGCATCTTTTGCTGGCTCTCCACGACACAGTTATACTGGTATTATTCAACAGCAGAGAGGATATGTTGGCTCACGGGAACCAGGACCGAATAGTATAACTAGACAAAATTCATTTACTATGCAATTACAACAAGAAAATTCTCTACCAAAGAGAAATAACGTATTCCGGACTAGTTCTTTTACTAATACAAACAGTTTTTTAACAAAAGGAATAATGAATAACAACAATAGCGTTActagtaatattaattcaCAGGTAGAGAAttctaatacaaataataattcatttgtCACTGATTTTGTCAATAGTCCAGTGGCATTTTCAtctagtaataatatttttaattcagcATCGAATGATACCCCTAATTTTGGCAATCCttccaattcaaataatattggtaacaataacaataatataaacAATACCAATGacaatgaaatttcaaCTGGTTTAGAATGGCTCAAATACGagatttaa
- the TBLA0I03410 gene encoding uncharacterized protein (similar to Saccharomyces cerevisiae YFR039C and SHE10 (YGL228W); ancestral locus Anc_3.546) produces MACIKKLLISLIAVIVSLHYYCKTYYCSDNFLQVCQYTSPYNWNEHLQKNNQFYSTNVSPLLVKTGENYNKFAKPHVDKFSLIFEEKVLAPVSVKVVELQQKPCVEKAIVKLNSYYNIYLKPHVEKISENEQVNPIVLKAQTLWTNSEPLRSSACLKLTLLKDILVEKFYIYQNIIQSKLNPPKLDDKKQQAKKIETPISNVVSSEKPPAQSMAPPKHRSATEAPTTTTFTSTILTTMTTHIESTIASDVEEQKEEQAEIVQEQEETVPEELSIEDQLKVWAKTLDSKYKSIISFYKTDLTQSINEDIENSKPTFTEIFENMLQATETKIKALATSLKNFEESTQDETIESDITRQSVRDSIEDINETIKSNINILHAKMNDFKLDIDKKIDEVRFEHVKSFKEWAKNIFSEWSSNLSIKDLESSTDETDVKNWKRFLTLKKRINKSIKNFKNLKDSEQYEEPQEIGEFLGHIESSINTFEKQAGEHLYILRSRANIVFQALEAKEAKEVEEETVASKDAAKAQDETEEPVKEEVQEEVQEEVQEEVQEEVQEEVQEEVQEEVQEEVQEEVENLQEEAQEAQENIIQEEPEQVNVQA; encoded by the coding sequence ATGGCCTGTATTAAGAAATTGCTCATTTCATTGATCGCCGTAATTGTATCATTACATTACTATTGTAAGACTTATTATTGTTCCGATAATTTCTTACAAGTTTGTCAATACACTTCTCCATACAATTGGAATGAACATTTGcaaaaaaacaatcaaTTCTATTCCACAAACGTCTCTCCTTTGTTAGTTAAAACTGGTGagaattataataaatttgccAAGCCTCATGTTGACAAATTCTCcttaatatttgaagaaaaagttTTAGCCCCTGTTTCTGTCAAGGTTGTTGAATTACAACAAAAACCTTGTGTGGAAAAGGCCATTGTGAAATTAAATAGCTATTATAACATTTATTTGAAGCCACATGTGGAAAAGATCTCTGAAAATGAACAAGTTAATCCAATTGTTTTGAAAGCACAAACTCTTTGGACAAACTCAGAACCTTTAAGATCTTCAGCTTGTTTGAAATTGACTCTATTAAAGGATATTTTAGtcgaaaaattttatatctaTCAAAACATTATTCAATCTAAATTAAATCCACCAAAATTAGATGATAAAAAGCAACAAGCCaagaaaattgaaactCCAATTTCTAATGTTGTTTCTTCTGAAAAACCTCCTGCTCAATCAATGGCTCCTCCAAAGCATAGATCTGCCACTGAGGCTCCAACCACCACCACTTTTACTTCTACAATCTTGACAACAATGACTACACATATCGAATCAACAATTGCTTCTGATGTGGAAGAACAAAAGGAAGAGCAAGCTGAAATTGTTCaagaacaagaagaaaCTGTCCCAGAAGAATTATCCATTGAAGATCAATTAAAAGTTTGGGCAAAGACTTTGGATTCTAAATACAAATCCATCATTTCTTTCTACAAGACCGATTTAACTCAATCCATTAATGAGGATATCGAAAATTCTAAACCAACTTTCACTGAAATTTTCGAAAATATGTTACAAGCCACTGAAACTAAAATTAAAGCTTTGGCCACCtctttaaagaatttcGAAGAATCCACTCAAGATGAAACCATTGAATCCGATATTACAAGACAATCTGTACGTGACTCTATTgaagatattaatgaaactaTCAAATCCAACATCAATATCTTACATGCTAAGATGAATGATTTCAAATTggatattgataaaaagATCGATGAAGTTAGATTCGAACATgttaaatctttcaaagAATGGGCcaaaaatatctttagTGAATGGTCCAGTAACttatcaattaaagatttgGAAAGTTCAACTGATGAAACCGATGttaaaaattggaaaagatttttaactttgaagaaaagaattaaCAAATCCATCAAGAACtttaagaatctaaagGATTCTGAACAATATGAAGAACCTCAAGAAATCGGAGAATTCTTGGGTCATATCGAATCAAGTATTAAtacttttgaaaaacaaGCTGGTGAACATTTATACATCTTAAGATCAAGAGCAAATATCGTTTTCCAAGCCCTTGAAGCTAAGGAAGCCAAAGAagtagaagaagaaacagTTGCTTCCAAAGATGCTGCTAAGGCTCAAGATGAAACTGAAGAACCAGTAAAGGAAGAAGTTCAAGAAGAAGTTCAAGAAGAAGTTCAAGAAGAAGTTCAAGAAGAAGTTCAAGAAGAAGTTCAAGAAGAAGTTCAAGAAGAAGTTCAAGAGGAAGTTCAAGAGGAAGTTGAAAACCTCCAAGAAGAAGCTCAAGAAGCTCAAGAAAATATCATTCAAGAAGAACCAGAACAAGTCAATGTTCAAGCTTGA
- the MXR1 gene encoding peptide-methionine-S-sulfoxide reductase (similar to Saccharomyces cerevisiae MXR1 (YER042W); ancestral locus Anc_3.541) — protein MSSVISKEIKYNPVTDKLVTVAAGCFWGTEHMYRKHFSAKIEDCKVGYANGKETLKDSTDSISYQRVKKGDTDFAEVLQISYNPKKVTLKELIDFFFRIHDPTTLNSQGPDLGTQYRSGLYAHSAEDLVELNNLKKSWQPKWNNKIVTEVSLIKNFYTAEDYHQTYLNKNTDGYACPTHFLRNI, from the coding sequence aTGAGCTCCGTCATctcaaaagaaataaagtATAACCCAGTTACTGATAAGTTAGTTACTGTTGCCGCCGGTTGTTTCTGGGGCACTGAGCATATGTATAGAAAGCATTTTAGTGCGAAGATTGAAGATTGTAAAGTTGGCTATGCCAATGGGAAAGAAACTCTAAAAGACTCTACAGATTCTATTTCTTACCAAAGGGTGAAAAAAGGGGACACTGATTTCGCAGAAGTTCTACAAATATCGTACAATCCTAAAAAAGTTAcattaaaagaattgattgattttttcttcagaATACATGATCCTACCACTTTAAATTCTCAAGGCCCAGATTTAGGTACTCAATATCGTAGTGGCTTGTACGCTCACTCTGCTGAAGATTTGGTTGAATTAAACaatctaaaaaaatcatGGCAACCAAAATGGAATAATAAGATTGTAACTGAAGTATCATTAATTAAGAACTTTTATACTGCAGAAGATTACCATCAAACTTATCTAAATAAAAACACTGATGGGTATGCATGTCCTACTCATTTTTTGaggaatatttaa